A section of the Anabaena cylindrica PCC 7122 genome encodes:
- the fusA gene encoding elongation factor G yields the protein MARTHPLEKVRNIGIAAHIDAGKTTTTERILFYSGIIHKIGEVHEGTAVTDWMEQERERGITITAAAISTSWKDHQINIIDTPGHVDFTIEVERSMRVLDGVIAVFCSVGGVQPQSETVWRQADRYSVPRIAFINKMDRTGANFYRVHEQMRDRLRANAIAIQLPIGSENDFKGIIDLVRMCAYIYNNDQGTDIEEAAIPAELLEQANEYRTKLVEAVSETDDALMNKYFEGEELTEAEIRLALRKGTTAGTIVPVLCGSAFKNKGVQLMLDAVVDYLPAPTEVPPIQGLLPNGETVERRADDNEPLAALAFKIMADPYGRLTFVRVYSGVLKKGSYVLNASKDKKERISRLVLMKADDRQDVEELRAGDLGAALGLKDTLTGDTLCDEGSPVILESLFIPEPVISVAVEPKTKNDMDKLSKALQSLSEEDPTFRVRVDPETNQTVIAGMGELHLEILVDRMLREFKVEANVGAPQVAYRETIRKAVNKIEGKFIRQSGGKGQYGHVVINLEPGEPGTGFEFVSKIVGGTVPKEYVSPAEQGMKECCESGVVAGYPLIDVKATLIDGSYHDVDSSEMAFKIAGSMAMKEAVSKASPVLLEPMMKVEVEVPEDFIGNVIGDLIARRGQIESQSTEQGLAKVTSKVPLATMFGYATDIRSKTQGRGIFTMEFSHYEEVPRSVAETIIAKSKGNA from the coding sequence GTGGCACGTACACACCCGCTAGAGAAAGTACGCAATATCGGTATTGCGGCGCATATAGATGCGGGAAAAACAACGACAACAGAGAGAATATTATTTTACTCTGGGATAATTCATAAAATTGGTGAAGTTCACGAAGGAACTGCCGTAACAGACTGGATGGAGCAGGAGCGGGAACGGGGAATTACCATTACTGCCGCTGCTATCAGCACCAGCTGGAAAGATCATCAAATTAACATTATCGATACTCCTGGCCACGTTGACTTCACCATTGAAGTGGAACGTTCCATGCGCGTGTTAGATGGTGTAATCGCCGTCTTTTGTTCCGTCGGTGGTGTCCAACCACAATCTGAGACAGTGTGGCGGCAAGCAGACCGTTATAGCGTGCCTCGGATTGCTTTTATTAACAAAATGGATCGCACGGGTGCGAACTTTTATAGAGTTCATGAGCAAATGCGCGATCGCTTGCGGGCAAATGCGATCGCCATTCAGCTACCCATCGGTAGTGAAAATGACTTTAAGGGCATCATTGACTTGGTACGGATGTGTGCTTACATATACAACAATGACCAAGGAACTGATATTGAAGAAGCAGCAATTCCAGCAGAATTGCTAGAACAAGCGAACGAATACCGCACCAAGCTAGTTGAAGCAGTATCAGAAACGGATGATGCTCTGATGAATAAGTACTTCGAGGGCGAAGAACTGACAGAAGCAGAAATCCGTTTAGCCCTACGTAAAGGCACAACTGCGGGAACTATTGTGCCAGTACTTTGCGGTTCAGCCTTCAAAAACAAAGGCGTGCAGTTGATGTTAGATGCAGTCGTAGATTATCTACCTGCACCAACAGAAGTGCCACCAATTCAAGGCTTATTACCCAATGGTGAGACTGTCGAGCGTCGGGCAGATGACAACGAACCCCTAGCCGCCCTGGCATTCAAAATCATGGCTGACCCCTACGGTCGCCTTACCTTCGTTCGTGTTTATTCTGGTGTGTTGAAAAAAGGTAGCTACGTCCTCAACGCCAGCAAAGACAAGAAAGAACGGATTTCCCGCCTAGTACTGATGAAAGCGGATGACCGACAAGACGTGGAAGAACTGCGAGCAGGTGATTTAGGCGCAGCATTAGGATTAAAAGACACCTTAACAGGTGACACTTTATGCGATGAAGGATCACCAGTCATTCTGGAATCCCTATTCATTCCTGAGCCTGTCATCTCGGTAGCGGTTGAACCCAAAACCAAGAATGACATGGACAAATTGTCCAAGGCCTTGCAATCCCTGTCAGAAGAAGATCCCACCTTCCGTGTCCGCGTCGATCCAGAAACCAACCAAACTGTAATTGCGGGGATGGGTGAACTGCACCTAGAAATTTTGGTAGACCGGATGTTACGAGAATTTAAAGTGGAAGCAAATGTGGGTGCGCCACAGGTAGCTTACCGCGAAACAATTCGTAAAGCCGTTAACAAAATTGAAGGTAAATTCATCCGTCAAAGTGGTGGTAAAGGACAGTACGGTCACGTTGTCATCAATTTAGAGCCAGGAGAACCAGGCACAGGTTTTGAGTTCGTCTCCAAGATTGTTGGTGGTACTGTACCCAAAGAGTACGTTAGCCCGGCAGAACAGGGAATGAAAGAATGTTGTGAATCCGGCGTTGTCGCTGGATATCCACTCATTGATGTCAAAGCTACTTTGATAGATGGTTCTTACCACGATGTAGACTCTTCGGAAATGGCTTTCAAAATTGCCGGCTCAATGGCAATGAAAGAGGCAGTATCAAAAGCTTCTCCAGTGCTGTTAGAGCCTATGATGAAAGTTGAAGTGGAAGTTCCCGAAGACTTTATCGGCAACGTTATTGGCGACCTCATCGCCCGTCGGGGACAGATTGAAAGCCAAAGCACTGAACAAGGACTCGCTAAGGTGACATCCAAAGTTCCACTAGCGACTATGTTTGGCTACGCTACAGATATTCGGTCTAAGACCCAAGGCCGGGGTATCTTTACAATGGAGTTCAGCCACTATGAAGAGGTGCCTCGCAGCGTGGCTGAAACTATCATTGCAAAAAGCAAAGGGAACGCTTAA
- the rpsG gene encoding 30S ribosomal protein S7: protein MSRRGVSQRRPVPSDSVYNSRLVSMIIRRIMRHGKKSLAARIVYDALKTIEERTGAGALETFERAVRNATPLVEVKARRVGGATYQVPMEVRSDRGTTLALRWLVQFSRSRPGRTMASRLANELMDAANETGSSIRKREETHRMAEANKAFAHYRY, encoded by the coding sequence ATGTCTCGTCGTGGTGTTAGTCAAAGGCGCCCAGTTCCGTCTGACTCAGTGTACAACAGTCGCCTTGTGAGCATGATTATCAGGCGGATCATGCGTCATGGCAAGAAATCACTTGCCGCCAGAATTGTGTATGATGCCTTAAAAACTATTGAAGAACGCACTGGTGCCGGTGCTTTGGAAACATTTGAAAGAGCAGTGCGAAACGCAACGCCCTTAGTGGAAGTAAAAGCTCGGCGAGTAGGTGGAGCGACTTATCAAGTACCAATGGAAGTGCGTTCAGATCGGGGTACTACCCTGGCATTGCGTTGGTTAGTGCAGTTCTCTAGGTCTAGACCTGGACGTACCATGGCCAGTAGACTAGCAAATGAGTTAATGGACGCTGCTAACGAAACAGGAAGCTCCATTCGCAAGCGGGAAGAAACGCACCGGATGGCTGAAGCGAATAAAGCATTTGCACATTATCGCTACTAA
- the rpsL gene encoding 30S ribosomal protein S12, translating into MPTIQQLIRTEREQARQKTKSPALKQCPQRRGVCTRVYTTTPKKPNSALRKVARVRLTSGFEVTAYIPGIGHNLQEHSVVMIRGGRVKDLPGVRYHIIRGTLDTAGVKDRKQGRSKYGTKRPKEAKK; encoded by the coding sequence ATGCCAACAATACAGCAGCTAATACGCACAGAACGCGAACAAGCGCGTCAGAAAACCAAGTCCCCTGCTCTGAAACAATGCCCTCAACGCCGAGGCGTTTGTACCAGAGTATACACAACTACCCCTAAAAAACCTAACTCAGCTCTCCGCAAAGTAGCAAGAGTCAGACTAACTTCTGGATTTGAAGTCACTGCTTACATTCCAGGCATTGGTCATAACTTGCAAGAACACTCTGTTGTGATGATTCGTGGTGGTCGGGTAAAGGACTTACCGGGCGTGAGATACCACATTATTCGTGGCACGTTAGATACAGCCGGAGTTAAAGACCGTAAGCAAGGACGTTCCAAATATGGAACTAAGCGCCCTAAAGAAGCTAAAAAATAG
- a CDS encoding HesB/IscA family protein produces MIQLSLAAVNEIERLKSKQQPNIFFRLQVKPGGCSGLFYDIAFDAVVKVEDQVFYLDNIQVIIDTQTLNYIKGLKLDYSEDLMGGGFQFHNPLAISTCSCGNSFSIIQ; encoded by the coding sequence ATGATTCAATTGAGTCTCGCGGCTGTTAATGAGATCGAGCGATTAAAATCCAAACAACAGCCAAACATATTTTTTCGCTTACAAGTCAAGCCCGGTGGCTGTTCTGGCTTGTTTTATGATATTGCTTTCGATGCAGTCGTTAAGGTCGAAGATCAGGTTTTTTACTTGGATAATATTCAAGTCATCATAGATACTCAAACCCTTAATTACATCAAAGGGTTGAAATTAGATTATTCAGAGGATCTTATGGGTGGAGGTTTTCAGTTCCATAACCCATTAGCAATCTCTACCTGTAGCTGTGGTAATTCTTTCTCTATTATTCAGTAA
- a CDS encoding phosphomannose isomerase type II C-terminal cupin domain — MAQLTETTPANTLPFSAAVNSKSIAASELRPWGSFTVLEEGRGYKIKRIEVKPGHRLSLQMHHHRSEHWIVVSGTAKVVCGEKEILLSNNQSTYVPQCTVHRLENPGVIPLILIEVQNGEYLGEDDIIRYQDDYARSER, encoded by the coding sequence ATGGCTCAATTGACAGAAACCACACCAGCTAACACTCTACCCTTTAGCGCAGCAGTAAATTCTAAAAGTATTGCTGCAAGTGAACTACGTCCTTGGGGTTCTTTTACAGTTTTAGAAGAAGGGCGCGGATATAAAATTAAACGCATTGAAGTTAAGCCTGGACATCGCCTCAGTCTACAAATGCACCACCACCGCAGCGAACATTGGATTGTTGTCTCAGGTACAGCTAAGGTAGTTTGTGGTGAGAAAGAAATTTTACTGAGTAATAATCAGTCAACCTATGTACCTCAATGTACCGTTCATCGTTTAGAGAATCCTGGTGTGATTCCCTTAATTTTGATTGAAGTGCAGAATGGTGAATACTTGGGCGAAGATGATATTATTCGCTACCAAGATGACTATGCTCGCAGTGAAAGATAG
- a CDS encoding phosphodiester glycosidase family protein, which produces MPNRYQQAQLNTLVLISNSRFFRYSVSSILSTVLCLTAGATKAQESAANTQSLPTYISQLPTPASSQVIPSGNQISLNGRTVQGAWLQQRESNGTVTIHLSDGALRQLMGVDLLSSSNPEQQPVEWFSSGIPALKAKLWGGYRYLDISSFAQTAGWQMQANGNILLISTPPAQVNNIRQGKQTWGDRLVVDLDRPTPWKVVQGQPIKRPVNANAPTNKPATPLNREWIVTLDSKADNALIQRYAPQPTTPPDQLKQLPISEPLIQKVEMVSNQTNIHLSVPFGLSPRISAVTNPNRLVIDIRPDALVARDITWAKGLRWQQRFINLGTASFPVVWLEVNPREVGITLKPIWASSDILAGTAPLIQIAQRYLAVAGINGGYFNRNNRFPLGAIRQNNQWISGPILNRGAIAWNDSGQFYFGRLTLNETLISTNNQPFPILFLNSGYVQSGIARYTSAWGASYTPIIDNEILLFVQNNQITNQLSGGKAGTTNIPIPQNGYILTLRGTATSNASQLPIGTKVSLNSTTTPNEFSNYPYIIGAGPLLLQNRQIVLDAKAEKFSTAFIAEKAIRSGICTTTTGNLLITAVHTRAGGHGPTLAEHAQLMQVMGCVNALNLDGGSSTSLYLGGQLLDRSPNTAARVHNGIGIFLKPQP; this is translated from the coding sequence ATGCCGAATCGTTACCAACAAGCACAGCTAAATACCCTTGTCCTCATTAGCAATAGCAGATTTTTCCGCTACTCTGTGTCCTCAATTCTTTCGACTGTACTGTGCTTAACTGCTGGTGCGACTAAAGCCCAAGAGTCGGCTGCAAATACTCAATCTTTACCAACCTATATTTCCCAATTACCAACACCTGCTTCATCACAAGTGATACCATCCGGTAATCAAATTTCTCTCAATGGTCGCACAGTGCAAGGAGCCTGGTTACAGCAACGGGAAAGTAATGGTACGGTGACAATTCATCTTAGTGATGGGGCGCTGAGGCAATTGATGGGGGTAGATTTATTAAGTAGCAGCAATCCTGAACAACAACCAGTGGAGTGGTTTTCGTCAGGTATACCAGCACTTAAGGCTAAGTTGTGGGGAGGATATCGCTATTTAGATATTTCGAGTTTTGCTCAAACAGCAGGCTGGCAAATGCAAGCCAATGGTAATATTTTGTTAATTTCTACCCCGCCAGCACAAGTTAACAATATTCGTCAAGGTAAACAAACTTGGGGTGACAGACTTGTTGTTGATTTAGATCGTCCCACTCCGTGGAAAGTTGTACAAGGACAACCTATAAAAAGACCTGTTAATGCCAACGCGCCAACTAACAAACCAGCTACACCATTGAATAGGGAGTGGATAGTTACCCTGGATAGTAAGGCTGATAACGCCTTAATTCAACGTTATGCACCCCAACCGACAACACCGCCAGACCAGTTAAAACAATTACCGATTTCTGAACCACTGATTCAAAAAGTGGAGATGGTTAGTAACCAAACAAATATTCATCTTAGCGTTCCCTTTGGATTATCTCCGCGAATTAGTGCTGTTACTAACCCCAATCGTTTAGTGATTGATATTCGACCTGATGCTTTGGTAGCAAGGGATATCACCTGGGCTAAGGGATTACGCTGGCAACAAAGGTTTATTAATTTAGGTACAGCAAGCTTTCCCGTGGTTTGGTTAGAAGTTAATCCCCGTGAAGTTGGTATCACACTAAAACCAATATGGGCAAGTTCTGATATCTTAGCGGGTACTGCCCCTTTGATTCAAATTGCACAACGTTATTTAGCTGTAGCAGGGATTAATGGGGGTTATTTTAACCGCAATAATAGATTTCCTTTGGGGGCAATTCGTCAGAATAATCAGTGGATATCAGGGCCAATTTTAAACCGAGGAGCGATCGCTTGGAATGATTCAGGACAATTTTATTTTGGTCGTCTCACTTTAAATGAAACTTTAATCAGTACCAATAACCAGCCTTTCCCAATTCTTTTTCTTAACAGCGGCTACGTACAAAGCGGCATTGCCCGTTACACCTCAGCCTGGGGAGCTAGTTATACACCCATCATTGATAATGAAATTCTTCTATTCGTCCAAAATAACCAAATTACCAATCAGTTATCTGGTGGAAAAGCTGGAACAACTAATATTCCTATTCCCCAAAACGGCTATATACTAACTCTACGCGGCACTGCTACCAGTAACGCCTCTCAATTACCTATTGGCACAAAAGTCAGTCTTAACAGCACCACTACACCCAATGAGTTTAGCAATTACCCTTACATTATCGGTGCAGGCCCATTATTATTACAGAATCGGCAAATTGTTCTCGATGCCAAAGCCGAAAAATTCAGCACCGCCTTCATAGCCGAAAAAGCTATTCGTAGCGGTATTTGTACCACCACAACAGGTAATCTGCTCATTACTGCCGTACATACTCGCGCTGGCGGACATGGCCCCACCTTAGCCGAACACGCCCAATTAATGCAAGTTATGGGCTGTGTGAATGCCCTCAACTTGGACGGTGGTAGTTCTACGAGTTTATACCTGGGAGGGCAACTACTAGACCGTTCCCCCAATACAGCCGCCCGTGTCCATAATGGTATCGGTATTTTTCTGAAACCACAGCCATAA
- a CDS encoding glutamate synthase-related protein: protein MNHQQLNQGHKNTLSEMENKDTFQGQKWLVEERDACGVGFIAHRQNSSSHEILAKALTALTCLEHRGGCSADQDSGDGAGILTAIPWELFQQEGIDVANTGKMAVGMIFLPQDQKAAQQAKAVFEQVAAEEKFTVLGWRVVPVRSDVLGLQAKENQPQIEQVFLASADKSGDELERELYITRRRIVKAAKNISEEFYVCSLSVRTIVYKGMVRSSVLGEFYEDLKNPAFKIAFAVYHRRFSTNTMPKWPLAQPMRLLGHNGEINTLLGNINWMMAREATLDHPVWNGREDEFKPLVNIDSSDSATLDNVLELLVRSGRSPLEALMMMVPEAYKNQPSLQNYPEIVDFYEYYSGLQEAWDGPALLVFSDGKRVGATLDRNGLRPARYVITKDDYIVVASEAGVIEFPEADILEKGRLGPGQMIAVDLSSNEILKNWEIKQRIANLHPYGDWLQQHRQELKQLVKPSVANGNGNGHHPTDDGHLTAEKLDKQTLLQQQIAFGYTTEDVEMVIQPMANTGAEPTFCMGDDIPLAVLSEKPHLLYDYFKQRFAQVTNPPIDPLREKLVMSLTVELGERGNLLDPQPEHARRLKLESPVLTESELTAIKLSGFATAELSTLFSIAAGPNSLKAAVEALQQQAAESVRAGAKILILSDKIHPTLNQGEKEGISAEYTYIPPLLAVGAVHHYLIREGVRMKTSLVVHTAQCWSTHHFACLLGYGAGAVCPYMALDTVRDWWSDPKTQQFMQRGKINNLTLEQAIANYRQAVESGLLKILSKMGISLLSSYQAAQIFEAIGIGGDLLALGFWGTTSRIGGLSCSELAQEVLSFHSKGFPELSAKKLENLGFVQYRPGGEYHSNSPELVKALHKAVDGKNYDHYEVYKQHLQSRPATALRDLLDFTSDRSSIPIEEVESVSEIAQRFCTGGMSLGALSREAHETLAIAMNRIGGKSNSGEGGEDPVRYKVLNDVDATGHSPTLPHLNGLRNGDTASSAIKQVASGRFGVTPGYLASAKQIEIKIAQGAKPGEGGQLPGPKVSPYIAMLRRSKPGVTLISPPPHHDIYSIEDLAQLIFDLHQINPKAQVSVKLVAEIGIGTIAAGVAKANADIIQISGHDGGTGASPLSSIKHAGSPWELGLSEVHRVLMENGLRDRVTLRVDGGLKSGWDVLVGALMGAEEFGFGSIAMIAEGCIMARVCHLNTCPKGVATQKEELRQRFTGIPENVVNFFYFVAEEVRSLLAKLGYRSLTELTGRADLFTVRSDVKLNKTQALNLDCLTKLPDAKQNRSWLEHEKVHSNGSVLDDQILADTDIQAAISNQSTISKTFNVVNTDRTVGSRLAGAIASQYGDSGFEGQINLNFQGSIGQSFGAFNLPGLTLTLTGEANDYVGKGMHGGEIIIKPPANANYDPSQNVIVGNTCLYGATGGVLFANGLAGERFAVRNSKGTAVIEGAGDHCCEYMTGGVIVVLGKVGRNVGAGMTGGLGYFLDEDGAFPELVNKAIVKTQRVVTETGAKQLYELIKAHSDRTNSPKAQLILQNWEEFLPKFWQLVPPSESDSPEANPEATSEQKQLSSV, encoded by the coding sequence ATGAATCATCAACAGTTAAATCAGGGTCACAAAAACACATTGTCGGAGATGGAAAATAAAGATACCTTCCAAGGGCAAAAGTGGTTAGTAGAAGAAAGAGATGCCTGTGGTGTGGGCTTTATTGCCCATCGTCAAAATAGTTCCAGCCATGAAATTTTGGCAAAAGCTTTAACTGCCCTTACTTGCCTAGAACACAGAGGCGGTTGTAGTGCTGACCAAGATTCTGGTGATGGTGCAGGCATCTTGACAGCGATTCCTTGGGAATTGTTTCAACAAGAAGGAATTGATGTTGCCAACACTGGCAAAATGGCAGTAGGAATGATATTCTTACCCCAAGACCAGAAAGCAGCCCAACAAGCAAAAGCTGTATTTGAGCAAGTAGCGGCTGAAGAAAAATTCACTGTACTGGGCTGGCGAGTAGTCCCTGTGCGTTCAGATGTCTTAGGGTTGCAAGCAAAAGAAAATCAACCCCAAATAGAACAAGTTTTTTTAGCTTCGGCTGATAAAAGCGGTGACGAATTAGAACGGGAATTGTATATTACCCGCCGTCGCATTGTCAAAGCTGCCAAAAATATCTCAGAAGAATTTTATGTTTGCTCCTTATCTGTCCGCACAATCGTCTACAAAGGGATGGTGCGTTCATCTGTATTGGGAGAATTTTACGAAGATTTAAAAAATCCAGCTTTTAAAATCGCTTTTGCTGTTTATCATCGCCGCTTTAGTACCAACACGATGCCGAAATGGCCTTTGGCACAACCAATGCGGCTATTGGGTCACAATGGTGAAATCAATACACTGTTGGGCAACATTAACTGGATGATGGCACGGGAAGCCACCTTAGATCACCCTGTATGGAATGGTCGAGAAGATGAATTTAAGCCACTGGTAAATATTGACAGCAGCGATTCAGCCACCCTTGACAACGTGCTGGAGTTGCTCGTCCGTTCTGGCCGCAGCCCCTTGGAAGCCTTAATGATGATGGTTCCAGAGGCTTATAAAAATCAACCTTCTTTACAAAATTATCCAGAAATTGTTGATTTCTATGAATATTACAGCGGTTTGCAAGAAGCCTGGGACGGCCCTGCACTTTTGGTATTTAGTGATGGGAAAAGAGTTGGTGCTACTTTAGACCGCAATGGTTTAAGACCGGCTCGCTATGTGATTACTAAAGATGACTATATTGTGGTTGCTTCCGAAGCTGGTGTGATTGAATTCCCAGAAGCTGACATTTTGGAAAAAGGCAGATTGGGACCAGGACAAATGATTGCTGTGGATTTAAGCAGCAATGAGATTTTGAAGAACTGGGAAATTAAACAGCGTATTGCTAACTTACATCCCTATGGCGATTGGTTGCAACAACACCGTCAAGAGTTGAAACAGTTGGTAAAACCATCAGTTGCTAATGGTAATGGTAACGGTCATCATCCAACTGACGATGGACATCTAACTGCTGAGAAACTGGATAAACAAACTTTACTGCAACAGCAAATTGCTTTTGGCTACACCACAGAAGATGTAGAAATGGTGATTCAGCCTATGGCTAACACTGGTGCAGAACCGACTTTCTGCATGGGGGATGATATTCCTTTAGCGGTGCTGTCAGAAAAACCACACTTGCTGTATGACTATTTCAAACAGCGTTTTGCTCAGGTGACAAACCCACCTATTGACCCATTACGGGAAAAGCTGGTGATGTCCTTGACTGTGGAATTGGGAGAAAGAGGTAATTTATTAGATCCTCAACCAGAACACGCCCGCAGACTGAAGCTAGAATCACCTGTGCTGACGGAAAGTGAGTTAACCGCAATTAAGCTGTCTGGTTTTGCGACTGCTGAGTTGTCAACTTTGTTCTCTATTGCTGCTGGCCCAAATAGTTTAAAAGCCGCTGTGGAAGCTTTACAACAACAAGCGGCGGAATCAGTGCGGGCTGGTGCGAAGATTTTGATATTGAGTGATAAGATTCACCCCACTCTTAATCAGGGTGAAAAAGAGGGGATAAGTGCCGAATATACTTATATTCCACCTTTGTTGGCTGTGGGTGCGGTTCACCATTACTTAATCCGCGAAGGTGTGCGGATGAAAACATCTTTGGTTGTTCATACTGCCCAATGTTGGAGTACCCATCACTTTGCTTGTCTTTTGGGATACGGTGCTGGCGCGGTTTGCCCATATATGGCTTTGGATACTGTGCGTGATTGGTGGTCTGACCCGAAAACGCAACAGTTTATGCAAAGGGGGAAAATTAATAATCTGACTCTGGAACAAGCGATCGCAAATTATCGCCAAGCTGTAGAATCAGGTTTGTTGAAAATTCTCTCCAAAATGGGAATTTCTCTGCTTTCTAGCTATCAAGCAGCACAAATCTTTGAAGCTATTGGTATTGGTGGAGATTTGTTAGCTTTGGGTTTCTGGGGGACAACTTCCCGTATTGGTGGGCTGAGTTGTTCGGAACTAGCTCAAGAGGTGCTTTCTTTCCACAGCAAGGGTTTCCCAGAACTGTCAGCCAAGAAGTTAGAAAATCTGGGGTTTGTCCAGTATCGTCCCGGTGGTGAATATCATAGCAATAGCCCGGAACTGGTGAAGGCGCTGCATAAGGCTGTAGATGGGAAGAATTATGACCATTACGAAGTTTATAAACAGCATTTGCAAAGTAGACCAGCAACGGCTTTGCGAGATTTATTAGATTTTACAAGCGACCGCTCATCTATCCCCATCGAAGAAGTAGAATCAGTCAGTGAGATTGCTCAACGCTTCTGTACTGGAGGAATGTCTTTAGGTGCGCTGTCACGGGAAGCCCATGAAACTTTAGCGATCGCTATGAATCGCATTGGTGGTAAATCTAATTCTGGTGAAGGTGGCGAAGATCCAGTTCGTTACAAAGTATTAAATGATGTTGACGCAACGGGACATTCACCCACTCTCCCCCATTTGAATGGTTTGAGAAATGGTGACACAGCTTCTAGCGCCATCAAACAAGTTGCTTCCGGTCGTTTTGGTGTCACCCCAGGATACCTAGCCAGTGCCAAACAAATTGAAATCAAAATCGCCCAGGGCGCAAAACCAGGTGAAGGTGGACAACTACCGGGGCCAAAAGTCAGCCCCTATATCGCTATGTTGCGCCGTTCTAAACCTGGTGTAACTCTGATTTCGCCACCACCCCACCATGATATTTACTCAATTGAAGACCTAGCGCAGTTGATTTTTGACCTGCATCAAATTAACCCAAAAGCACAGGTTTCAGTAAAATTAGTGGCTGAAATCGGGATTGGCACAATTGCGGCTGGTGTAGCCAAAGCCAACGCCGATATTATCCAAATTTCCGGTCATGATGGTGGTACTGGCGCATCTCCTTTGAGTTCTATTAAACACGCTGGTAGTCCGTGGGAACTCGGATTAAGTGAAGTGCATCGGGTGTTGATGGAAAATGGATTGCGCGATCGCGTCACCTTAAGAGTTGATGGTGGTCTTAAGAGTGGTTGGGATGTCCTCGTTGGGGCTTTAATGGGCGCTGAAGAGTTCGGTTTCGGCTCTATCGCCATGATTGCTGAAGGTTGTATTATGGCGCGGGTATGTCATTTAAATACCTGTCCCAAAGGCGTGGCTACTCAAAAAGAAGAATTACGCCAACGCTTTACAGGTATCCCCGAAAACGTGGTTAATTTCTTCTATTTTGTCGCTGAAGAAGTACGCAGTCTATTAGCTAAACTGGGTTATCGTTCCTTGACAGAATTGACTGGTAGGGCGGATTTGTTCACTGTCCGTTCTGATGTGAAATTGAATAAAACTCAAGCCCTAAACCTAGACTGCTTAACTAAGCTACCAGATGCAAAACAAAACCGTAGCTGGTTGGAGCATGAAAAAGTCCACAGCAATGGATCTGTTTTAGATGACCAAATTTTAGCTGATACGGATATTCAAGCCGCAATTAGCAATCAATCGACAATCAGTAAGACTTTTAACGTTGTCAACACCGATAGAACCGTAGGATCAAGATTAGCAGGAGCGATCGCATCCCAGTATGGTGATAGCGGCTTTGAAGGGCAAATTAACCTCAATTTTCAAGGTAGCATCGGGCAAAGCTTTGGCGCATTTAACCTACCTGGCTTAACTCTGACTTTGACAGGGGAAGCTAACGACTATGTAGGTAAGGGGATGCACGGTGGGGAGATTATCATCAAACCCCCAGCAAATGCTAACTATGACCCGTCACAAAACGTGATTGTTGGCAATACCTGTCTTTATGGTGCGACTGGTGGCGTATTATTTGCCAACGGTTTAGCCGGAGAACGGTTTGCTGTGCGTAATTCTAAAGGTACAGCAGTAATTGAAGGGGCTGGTGATCACTGCTGTGAGTATATGACTGGTGGTGTGATTGTGGTTTTGGGTAAAGTCGGCCGCAACGTAGGTGCGGGGATGACTGGAGGACTGGGATACTTCTTAGATGAAGATGGTGCTTTCCCTGAGTTAGTTAACAAAGCTATTGTTAAAACTCAGCGCGTAGTTACAGAAACTGGTGCGAAACAACTTTATGAATTAATTAAAGCTCATAGTGATCGCACCAATTCACCCAAAGCACAACTAATTTTACAAAACTGGGAAGAATTTCTACCCAAGTTTTGGCAGTTAGTTCCACCTTCTGAATCTGACAGTCCTGAAGCCAATCCTGAAGCAACTTCAGAACAAAAACAGCTAAGTTCTGTTTAA